In Streptomyces sp. P3, one DNA window encodes the following:
- a CDS encoding copper chaperone PCu(A)C → MRPTRWTRSTPRSLFTSALRSAAVPLGACCAALILLTAYAMTGLAGDPPPRITVVDARIIAPPRGASSTAAYFEIRNTGVSRDTLLYADSPELGVSAIRRAGGRERAGLTEQVWSVDVPAGGTVRMAPDGLGVLIMDPPALKPGREVLYNLWFRYSGRVGVRVPVTTAAR, encoded by the coding sequence ATGCGTCCGACACGTTGGACGCGTTCGACGCCGAGAAGTCTGTTCACGAGCGCGCTGCGGTCCGCCGCGGTACCCCTCGGCGCGTGCTGCGCGGCTCTGATCCTGCTGACCGCCTACGCCATGACCGGCCTGGCCGGCGATCCTCCGCCCCGGATCACGGTCGTGGACGCCCGGATCATCGCTCCGCCCAGGGGCGCGAGCTCCACCGCCGCCTATTTCGAGATCCGAAACACCGGCGTCTCGCGGGACACTCTCCTGTACGCGGACTCGCCGGAGCTGGGAGTCAGCGCCATCCGCCGCGCCGGAGGCCGGGAGCGGGCGGGGCTCACGGAACAGGTGTGGTCCGTCGACGTTCCGGCGGGCGGCACCGTGCGCATGGCCCCGGATGGTCTGGGCGTCCTGATCATGGATCCGCCTGCGCTGAAGCCGGGCCGGGAAGTGCTCTACAACCTGTGGTTCCGGTACAGCGGAAGGGTCGGAGTCCGGGTACC